One stretch of Weissella koreensis KACC 15510 DNA includes these proteins:
- a CDS encoding APC family permease, which yields MWRYLKRFLIGKPLKTLEEGSQHLSRGKALALLSSDALSSVAYGTEQITTALIAAGAMALWLQIPIAILVLVLLGAITLSYQQIIHEYPSGGGAYLVTSRNWGQKPGLVAGGSLLVDYMLTVAVSVTAGTAAITSAIPWLGHYSIAIAILLVLLLMAVNLRGVRESAGFLTLPVYAFIVMMVIMIIVGLYNIMTGQVEYQAPAAVGTSFSGLSLVLILRAFSSGSSSLTGVEAISNAVPNFKEPKAHNAASTLVIMSIILAFFFGGVTFLSYWYGIRPDSDLTVLAQIGQKVFGHGAFFYIFQISTALILAVAANTGFSAFPQLAYNLAKDKFMPHIYMDKGDRLGYSNGIVSLALGSIVLILIFGGSTEALIPLYAVGVFVPFTLSQSGMIIHWWRERDGFWVGKAIINFIGAAISASLVVILFSLHFSNVWPYLIIMPILLYMFMSIRGHYRKIGKQLRVLSKEPIKRQHYEGSEVVILVSNLTRVTAEAVDYAKSIGDNVMALHVSFDSNPEREYRLGVEFKREFPDVRYVDVHTSYRSITVPALRFVDEISKGAKERNRSLTVLIPQFIPHSSWQNALHNQNSLRLRTALAKRDVTISTYYFHLSE from the coding sequence ATGTGGCGCTATTTGAAGCGGTTTTTAATTGGGAAGCCATTAAAAACGTTGGAAGAAGGATCACAACATTTAAGCAGAGGGAAAGCCTTAGCTTTATTGTCATCTGATGCCTTGTCATCAGTGGCATACGGAACAGAACAAATTACGACCGCTTTAATTGCGGCCGGTGCAATGGCGCTATGGCTTCAAATTCCGATTGCCATCTTGGTTTTGGTGTTATTAGGAGCGATTACTTTATCATATCAACAAATTATTCATGAGTATCCATCAGGTGGTGGCGCTTATTTGGTCACTTCTAGAAATTGGGGTCAAAAACCAGGCTTGGTGGCCGGAGGATCACTTTTAGTTGATTACATGTTAACGGTGGCGGTTTCTGTAACTGCTGGAACAGCGGCGATTACGTCAGCCATTCCATGGCTGGGACATTACTCAATCGCGATTGCCATTCTCTTGGTATTGTTATTGATGGCTGTAAACCTAAGAGGGGTTCGTGAGTCAGCTGGATTTTTGACTTTACCAGTTTATGCTTTCATCGTGATGATGGTGATCATGATTATTGTGGGATTGTACAATATTATGACTGGCCAGGTAGAATATCAAGCTCCAGCAGCGGTTGGAACTAGCTTTAGCGGACTGTCATTGGTCTTAATTTTACGTGCCTTCTCAAGTGGATCATCTTCATTAACAGGAGTTGAAGCCATTTCTAATGCAGTGCCAAACTTTAAGGAACCAAAAGCACATAATGCGGCATCAACGTTAGTGATTATGTCAATTATTTTGGCTTTCTTCTTTGGTGGTGTTACCTTTCTATCGTATTGGTATGGAATTAGGCCTGATTCTGATTTGACTGTTTTGGCTCAAATTGGGCAAAAAGTTTTCGGACACGGCGCCTTTTTCTATATTTTTCAAATTTCCACAGCTTTGATTTTGGCAGTTGCAGCTAATACTGGTTTTTCAGCATTTCCACAGTTGGCTTACAATTTGGCTAAAGATAAATTTATGCCCCATATTTATATGGATAAGGGCGATCGTTTGGGCTACTCGAATGGAATTGTGTCCCTCGCTTTGGGCTCAATTGTCTTGATCTTGATTTTCGGTGGATCAACGGAAGCTTTGATTCCGCTGTATGCGGTCGGGGTCTTTGTTCCCTTTACTTTGTCTCAGTCTGGAATGATTATTCATTGGTGGCGTGAACGTGATGGATTCTGGGTGGGTAAGGCAATTATTAACTTTATTGGGGCTGCGATTTCAGCTTCATTAGTAGTTATTCTATTTTCTTTGCATTTCTCAAACGTTTGGCCATATTTGATTATTATGCCGATCTTATTGTACATGTTTATGAGTATCCGAGGACATTATCGTAAAATTGGAAAACAATTACGTGTCTTGTCAAAGGAACCAATTAAGCGTCAACATTATGAGGGATCCGAAGTAGTGATTTTAGTTTCTAATCTCACACGAGTGACGGCTGAAGCAGTCGACTATGCTAAGTCGATTGGGGATAACGTGATGGCTTTGCATGTTTCATTTGATTCAAATCCAGAACGTGAATATCGTTTAGGGGTTGAATTCAAACGTGAATTCCCGGATGTACGTTATGTGGATGTGCATACTTCATATCGTTCAATTACGGTTCCGGCGTTAAGATTCGTGGATGAAATATCTAAAGGGGCTAAAGAACGAAATCGTTCTCTAACTGTTTTGATTCCACAGTTTATTCCGCATTCATCTTGGCAAAATGCTTTGCATAACCAAAATAGTTTACGGTTACGAACGGCATTGGCAAAGCGAGATGTTACCATTTCGACTTATTATTTCCATTTGTCAGAGTAA
- the uvrA gene encoding excinuclease ABC subunit UvrA — MANDWITIHGARTHNLKNVDVKMPRDKFVVVTGLSGSGKSSLAFDTLYAEGQRRYVESLSAYARQFLGQSDKPDVDSIDGLSPAISIDQKTTSKNPRSTVGTVTEINDYYRLLYARVGKPDQPADGTIIKPSIDQMLNYLTENLPEGSKLQILSPIVRHKRGSHATAFERIKKEGYIRVMVDGELYDISEDIKLDKNKYHDVSIVVDRIVLRDSSRTRLFESFEAAMHMAEGVVSVAVVDGSILQFSDHYTGALKDFGVGKLSPALFSFNAPMGACEVCGGLGVKVEVDLELVVPDQTLTLEEGAIAAWNPISSKYYPEMLRQFADQFDIPMNIAFQDLTDEQKNFILYGAGEKTFHFHYKNDFGGVRDVDSEFEGVINNINRRYQESNSDFTREVMRGYMTALPCSTCHGYRLNAGALSVKIGEKHIGQVSAMPIEDELAFFDNLQFSEQDAEIARPITKEIRDRLNFLKNVGLEYLTLSRSARTLSGGEAQRIRLATQIGSNLSGVMYVLDEPSIGLHQRDNNRLIASLQKMRDLGNTLIVVEHDEDTMLAADYLIDVGPGAGEHGGEIMAYGTPEEVRNNPRSLTGQYLRGEKFIPVPKKRRTGNGNFLTIKGASENNLKNVDVDIPLGEFVVVTGVSGSGKSSLVNSVIKKALKREINRNTEKPGAYKEMTGWEQLDKIVDIDQSPIGRTPRSNPATYTGVFDDIRDLFAQTNEAKMRGYKKGRFSFNTKGGRCEACKGDGVLKIEMNFLPDVYVKCEVCGGTRFNSETLEVTYRGLNIAQVLDLTAEQALDFFNAIPKIRRKLQTIVDVGLGYVQLGQAATTLSGGEAQRMKLASELQRRSTGKTIYILDEPTTGLHVDDISRLLEVLQRLVDSGNTVLVIEHNLDVIKTADWVIDLGPEGGEGGGKILVAGTPEKIARTKKSYTGNYLGPLMERDIEREKKQIKA; from the coding sequence ATGGCAAATGATTGGATTACAATTCACGGGGCGCGTACACATAATCTGAAAAATGTTGATGTGAAGATGCCTCGAGATAAGTTTGTGGTTGTAACTGGTTTATCCGGTTCAGGAAAAAGCTCGTTGGCTTTTGATACCTTGTATGCAGAAGGACAACGCCGTTACGTAGAAAGCTTATCTGCGTATGCTCGTCAATTTTTAGGGCAGTCTGATAAGCCAGATGTTGATTCCATTGATGGACTAAGTCCAGCTATTTCTATTGATCAAAAGACAACTTCTAAAAATCCGCGCTCAACAGTTGGTACGGTTACTGAAATTAATGATTATTATCGGCTTTTGTATGCACGAGTTGGAAAACCTGATCAACCAGCTGATGGAACAATTATTAAACCATCGATTGATCAAATGTTGAATTATTTAACAGAAAACTTACCTGAAGGTAGTAAGTTGCAAATCTTGTCACCGATTGTGCGGCATAAAAGAGGTTCACATGCTACTGCTTTTGAACGGATTAAAAAAGAAGGTTATATCCGTGTCATGGTGGATGGTGAACTTTATGATATTTCCGAAGATATAAAATTAGATAAAAATAAATACCATGATGTATCAATTGTGGTTGATCGAATTGTTTTACGTGACTCTTCGCGAACCCGCCTTTTTGAATCATTTGAAGCAGCAATGCACATGGCTGAAGGAGTAGTTTCAGTTGCTGTAGTTGATGGCTCAATACTACAATTTTCGGATCACTATACGGGGGCACTGAAGGACTTTGGAGTTGGAAAACTTTCGCCTGCTTTGTTTTCATTTAATGCTCCCATGGGAGCTTGTGAAGTTTGTGGAGGACTAGGGGTGAAGGTAGAAGTTGACCTTGAACTAGTAGTGCCCGATCAAACCCTGACCCTTGAAGAGGGAGCAATTGCGGCTTGGAATCCAATTTCATCTAAGTATTATCCAGAAATGTTGCGTCAATTTGCTGATCAATTTGATATCCCAATGAACATTGCCTTTCAAGATTTAACAGATGAACAAAAAAACTTTATTTTGTATGGAGCAGGAGAAAAGACTTTCCACTTCCACTATAAAAATGATTTTGGTGGTGTTCGTGATGTTGACTCTGAATTTGAAGGAGTTATTAATAATATCAATCGACGTTATCAAGAATCTAATTCTGATTTTACTCGAGAAGTGATGCGTGGCTATATGACTGCTTTGCCATGTAGTACTTGTCATGGTTATCGTTTAAATGCAGGTGCCCTATCTGTTAAAATTGGCGAAAAGCATATTGGACAAGTTTCAGCAATGCCAATTGAAGATGAACTGGCTTTCTTTGACAATCTTCAATTTAGCGAACAAGATGCAGAAATTGCTCGGCCAATTACCAAAGAAATTCGAGATCGTTTAAACTTTTTGAAAAATGTTGGTCTAGAATATCTCACGTTATCTCGTTCAGCTCGGACTCTTTCTGGAGGTGAAGCCCAACGAATTCGTTTGGCTACGCAAATTGGTTCTAATTTGTCAGGGGTCATGTATGTTTTGGATGAGCCTTCAATTGGTTTGCATCAACGCGATAATAATCGATTAATTGCCTCGCTACAAAAAATGCGAGATCTGGGAAATACTTTGATTGTGGTTGAACATGATGAAGATACCATGTTAGCCGCTGATTATTTAATTGATGTAGGACCAGGAGCTGGTGAACATGGTGGTGAAATCATGGCTTACGGAACACCTGAAGAGGTTCGAAATAATCCACGGTCGCTTACTGGTCAATATCTCCGAGGTGAGAAATTTATTCCAGTGCCTAAAAAGCGCCGTACTGGAAATGGTAATTTTTTGACGATTAAAGGCGCCAGTGAAAATAATTTAAAGAATGTTGATGTTGATATTCCGTTGGGTGAATTTGTTGTTGTGACCGGTGTATCTGGGTCAGGAAAATCATCATTAGTTAATTCAGTGATCAAAAAAGCTTTGAAGCGCGAAATTAATCGAAACACTGAAAAGCCTGGGGCATATAAAGAAATGACTGGTTGGGAGCAATTGGATAAAATTGTCGATATTGATCAAAGTCCAATTGGTCGGACTCCACGTTCTAACCCAGCTACTTATACAGGCGTCTTTGATGATATTCGTGATTTGTTCGCACAAACGAATGAAGCTAAAATGCGAGGTTACAAAAAAGGGCGCTTCTCATTCAATACTAAGGGAGGACGCTGTGAAGCTTGTAAAGGCGATGGCGTCTTGAAGATTGAGATGAACTTCTTGCCAGATGTCTATGTTAAATGTGAAGTGTGTGGTGGTACGCGTTTTAATTCTGAAACATTAGAAGTAACTTATCGTGGCCTAAATATCGCACAAGTATTAGACTTAACGGCAGAACAAGCCTTAGATTTCTTTAATGCCATTCCAAAAATTCGACGTAAACTTCAAACGATTGTGGATGTGGGCTTGGGCTACGTGCAATTAGGGCAAGCAGCTACGACCTTATCTGGTGGTGAAGCCCAACGAATGAAGTTGGCCTCAGAGTTACAACGCCGATCAACAGGTAAAACAATTTATATTTTGGATGAACCAACAACGGGACTACATGTAGATGATATTTCACGGTTACTTGAAGTTCTACAACGTTTAGTTGATAGTGGAAATACCGTCTTAGTGATTGAACATAATCTTGATGTCATTAAGACAGCTGATTGGGTGATCGATTTGGGTCCCGAAGGTGGTGAAGGTGGCGGTAAAATTTTGGTGGCAGGAACGCCAGAAAAAATTGCCCGAACTAAAAAATCATACACTGGAAATTATTTAGGCCCTTTGATGGAACGTGATATTGAACGAGAAAAAAAGCAAATTAAAGCTTAA
- the xylB gene encoding xylulokinase has protein sequence MEELVLGVDLGTSAVKVSAVSRKGKIVAQRSFDYPLSQPKPGFSEQNPEDWVNGTTVAIVELILKDGIDVEAIKGISYSGQMHGLVLLDQNKQVLRPAILWNDTRTSQQTQEIADKMGDEFINITRNKALEGFTLPKILWVKENEPNIFAAAQTFVTPKDYLRYRMTGKLAMEISDAAGTVMLDVAKGDWSTEIQASFDLPASFFPPIIQGVESAGYISESYSLFSGLNTNTQVFGGAADNAAGAIGSAILKPNMVWSSIGTSGVVLKYEDNAEVDYHGKIHFFNHAIPNKYYSMGVTLAAGHSLNWFKNRFAPEEDFNDLVASAKKSTVGANGLLFTPYIVGERTPYADGDIRGSWLGIDSMHQRYDFVRSVLEGIIFSFKDIFEIYEAAGTHFDTVIASGGGAKSALWLQIQADIFNKKVIVLENEQGPGMGAAILAAVGLGWFESVEQAAEQFASFGQVYEPNAENVAKYAQIYPIYKQIYQQTSDISHQLLAYRREN, from the coding sequence ATGGAAGAATTAGTATTAGGTGTTGACCTGGGAACTTCAGCGGTTAAAGTTTCAGCGGTTAGTCGTAAAGGTAAAATTGTGGCGCAACGTTCATTTGATTATCCATTATCACAACCTAAACCAGGTTTTTCAGAACAGAATCCGGAAGATTGGGTAAATGGAACTACTGTTGCTATTGTGGAATTGATTTTAAAAGACGGAATTGATGTCGAAGCTATTAAAGGAATTTCATATTCAGGTCAAATGCATGGCTTAGTCTTACTAGATCAAAACAAACAAGTTTTACGTCCTGCTATTTTGTGGAATGACACTCGTACGAGTCAACAGACACAAGAAATTGCGGATAAAATGGGTGATGAGTTTATTAATATTACTCGAAATAAAGCTTTAGAGGGCTTTACTTTGCCAAAAATTTTGTGGGTTAAAGAAAACGAGCCAAATATTTTTGCAGCTGCTCAAACTTTTGTTACACCCAAAGACTATTTGCGTTACCGAATGACCGGCAAATTAGCAATGGAAATTTCTGATGCAGCTGGAACTGTGATGTTGGATGTCGCAAAAGGAGACTGGTCTACTGAAATTCAAGCTTCCTTTGATTTACCAGCATCATTCTTTCCACCAATTATTCAAGGTGTTGAATCAGCTGGATATATTTCAGAATCATATTCACTATTTTCAGGCCTCAATACTAATACTCAAGTTTTTGGTGGTGCAGCAGATAATGCAGCTGGAGCAATTGGATCAGCCATTTTAAAGCCAAATATGGTTTGGTCATCGATTGGAACCTCAGGTGTTGTATTGAAATATGAAGATAATGCTGAGGTAGATTACCATGGTAAAATTCATTTTTTCAATCATGCAATTCCCAATAAATATTATTCAATGGGTGTAACTTTAGCAGCGGGACATTCGTTGAACTGGTTTAAGAATCGTTTTGCTCCAGAAGAAGACTTCAATGATTTAGTTGCCAGTGCTAAAAAATCAACAGTTGGAGCGAATGGACTCCTTTTCACTCCATATATTGTGGGGGAAAGAACGCCTTATGCCGATGGTGATATTCGTGGATCATGGCTAGGAATTGATTCGATGCATCAACGTTATGATTTCGTTCGTTCAGTGTTAGAGGGGATTATCTTCTCATTCAAGGATATTTTCGAAATTTATGAAGCAGCTGGAACCCATTTTGATACGGTTATTGCCTCTGGTGGTGGTGCTAAATCTGCCCTATGGCTCCAAATTCAAGCTGATATTTTCAATAAGAAGGTGATTGTACTTGAAAATGAGCAAGGTCCAGGAATGGGAGCAGCTATTTTGGCTGCTGTTGGTCTTGGTTGGTTTGAAAGCGTTGAACAAGCAGCGGAACAATTTGCTAGCTTTGGTCAAGTCTATGAACCTAATGCAGAAAATGTAGCCAAATATGCGCAAATTTATCCAATTTATAAGCAGATCTATCAACAAACATCTGATATTAGCCATCAGTTATTAGCTTATCGTCGTGAAAATTAA
- a CDS encoding putative metal homeostasis protein has translation MTERLDLASARRKMKSPNIKTRKRALKALHDARKQTVKK, from the coding sequence ATGACTGAAAGATTAGATTTAGCTTCAGCACGTCGAAAGATGAAGAGTCCTAACATTAAAACACGTAAACGTGCTTTAAAAGCTTTACATGATGCTCGCAAGCAAACCGTAAAGAAGTAG
- the xylA gene encoding xylose isomerase, whose amino-acid sequence MAELFDFPKVEFIGGKKGLDFEQSKGYNFYNADEEFTINGETKAMKDWLKFSVAYWHTMDQRLVDPFGEGTAVRPWDENGQDDMSDMEHAKSKVKYMFEFMDKLGVEYFAFHDRDLAPEGKTLAETNANLDIIVDMIEAEMKRTGKKLLWNTSSLFTNKRFVSGGATAPFADVFAYAGAQIKHSLEIAKRLNSESYVFWGGREGYDSLLNTDTKRELDHIADFYKLAIDYAKEIGYTGQFLLEPKPKEPTTHQYDTDVQTTISFLYTYGLQDNFKLNLEGNHAFLAGHTYEHEARFAREAGLLGSLDANMGDKQTGWDIDEFPNDIYEATLVMYEFIKNGGLPTGGLNFDAKARRSSFTMEDLFYGHMAGMDVYAAGFRVAYKLVQDNFFENILKNRYASFDSGIGADFEAGKVTFADMEKYILNKEDSEILDTVKSGRIEAIKASLNNYIYSVLGETFKK is encoded by the coding sequence TTGGCAGAATTATTTGATTTTCCTAAGGTAGAATTTATTGGTGGTAAGAAGGGCTTGGATTTTGAACAATCTAAGGGATATAACTTCTATAATGCAGATGAAGAATTCACTATTAATGGTGAAACTAAGGCTATGAAAGACTGGTTAAAGTTCTCAGTTGCTTATTGGCACACAATGGACCAACGATTGGTTGATCCATTTGGTGAAGGAACTGCAGTACGTCCTTGGGATGAAAATGGTCAAGATGACATGTCAGATATGGAACATGCCAAGTCAAAGGTTAAATATATGTTTGAGTTTATGGATAAGTTGGGGGTAGAATACTTCGCTTTCCATGACCGTGATTTAGCTCCTGAAGGAAAGACTTTAGCTGAAACTAATGCTAATTTGGACATTATCGTTGATATGATCGAAGCTGAGATGAAGCGGACTGGTAAAAAGTTGCTTTGGAATACTTCATCATTATTCACCAATAAGCGCTTCGTTTCTGGTGGAGCAACTGCACCTTTCGCTGATGTCTTTGCTTATGCTGGAGCACAAATCAAGCATTCACTTGAAATTGCTAAGCGTTTGAACTCTGAGTCATATGTCTTCTGGGGTGGTCGTGAAGGTTACGATTCACTTTTGAATACTGATACTAAGCGTGAGTTAGATCATATTGCTGACTTTTATAAGTTAGCAATTGATTACGCAAAAGAAATTGGCTACACTGGTCAATTCTTGTTGGAACCAAAGCCAAAAGAACCAACGACTCATCAGTATGATACTGATGTTCAAACAACAATTTCATTCCTATACACATATGGTCTTCAAGATAACTTTAAGTTGAACTTGGAAGGAAACCACGCATTCTTAGCTGGTCATACCTATGAACACGAAGCACGCTTTGCTCGAGAGGCTGGATTGCTAGGTTCACTAGATGCTAATATGGGTGATAAGCAAACTGGATGGGATATTGACGAATTCCCTAATGATATCTACGAAGCAACTTTGGTAATGTATGAGTTCATCAAGAATGGTGGCTTGCCAACTGGAGGATTAAACTTCGATGCTAAGGCTCGTCGTTCATCATTTACAATGGAAGATTTGTTCTACGGTCATATGGCAGGAATGGATGTATACGCTGCTGGATTCCGTGTTGCCTACAAGCTGGTTCAAGACAACTTCTTTGAAAATATTTTGAAGAATCGTTATGCATCATTTGATTCCGGAATTGGTGCTGACTTTGAAGCTGGTAAGGTAACCTTTGCTGATATGGAAAAGTATATTTTGAATAAGGAAGATAGTGAAATTCTCGATACTGTTAAGTCAGGTCGAATCGAAGCGATCAAGGCCTCATTAAATAATTACATTTATTCAGTATTAGGTGAAACATTTAAAAAGTAA
- a CDS encoding ROK family protein: MVSKIDQDSMRETNRQLMLQVLFNAEKTSRVEIADKVNLHKSTISSIYRNLEEEDFIEELGDGVASNSGGRRPKLIRFNHNYGYIVTFDLSRGHLRYLVAKITGEVLQNGEFQTRNLPIDNIQQLAIDFIKSLDDLGTNHGLIGIGIGIHGVVFNNTIRYVPYHEDLLNLSLVENLEDQFQVPVYLENEANLAAIYTRDFQGHLLEPNMLNFSTLNIHDGIGSGMIQNGQLFIGKRGEAGEVGRSITFKTDFGPTEQPVHLEDLFSEESLLHRTAIKLKTQQLTRQEFCSLVDQKDPIATDMLKHWLQSLAMICYNMAQQSAPDAIFLYSRIITLRPEYFDQLQKYYQAIVPASDTKILFAHQTVDKAILLGGVALVTRKLLNFDNFKLTFH; encoded by the coding sequence ATGGTTTCTAAAATCGATCAAGATTCGATGCGTGAGACAAACCGTCAACTAATGCTTCAAGTTCTTTTTAATGCTGAGAAAACATCACGCGTTGAAATTGCCGATAAAGTTAATCTACATAAATCAACGATTTCATCAATTTATCGTAATTTAGAAGAAGAAGATTTTATTGAAGAACTGGGGGATGGAGTTGCATCCAACTCCGGTGGTCGCCGCCCCAAATTAATTCGCTTCAATCACAACTATGGATATATCGTAACTTTTGATCTTAGTAGAGGTCACTTGCGTTATTTAGTGGCTAAGATTACTGGTGAAGTGCTTCAAAATGGAGAATTTCAAACTCGTAACCTTCCCATCGATAATATTCAACAATTAGCTATCGATTTCATCAAAAGTCTGGATGATTTAGGCACTAATCATGGTCTCATTGGTATTGGTATTGGCATCCACGGAGTTGTCTTCAATAACACCATTCGTTATGTTCCTTATCATGAAGACTTATTGAACTTAAGTTTGGTTGAGAACTTGGAAGATCAATTCCAAGTTCCTGTTTATCTAGAAAATGAAGCCAACTTAGCTGCAATTTACACTCGTGATTTTCAAGGCCATCTTCTTGAACCCAATATGTTAAATTTTAGTACCCTAAATATTCATGACGGGATTGGTTCAGGCATGATCCAAAATGGCCAACTCTTTATTGGTAAACGAGGTGAAGCTGGAGAAGTCGGTCGTTCAATCACTTTTAAAACTGATTTCGGACCCACTGAACAACCTGTACACTTAGAAGATTTATTTTCAGAAGAATCACTCCTACATCGCACCGCTATTAAATTAAAAACGCAACAACTCACTCGCCAAGAATTTTGTTCGCTGGTGGATCAAAAAGATCCAATTGCCACTGATATGTTAAAGCATTGGCTTCAATCCTTAGCTATGATTTGTTATAACATGGCACAACAATCTGCCCCAGATGCGATTTTTCTTTATTCCCGAATCATTACCCTGCGTCCAGAGTACTTTGATCAATTACAAAAATACTACCAAGCGATTGTTCCTGCATCTGACACAAAAATTTTATTTGCCCATCAAACCGTTGATAAGGCAATCTTATTAGGCGGAGTTGCTTTAGTCACTCGGAAGTTACTTAATTTTGATAATTTCAAATTAACCTTCCATTAA
- a CDS encoding DUF2785 domain-containing protein, whose translation MMVNQIDEIKAQVIDLRERIHTGELFDSLGPVSGKMLDDLEFNVSTPVTQISGKDELLLLARVDQFNQHLAEQTVNELTENDIKVLLAGLKQTNPQIRDQGVFMALMQGIQQDAFSLVQEQMMVRELLKDEVLFSHINEPENDGIFQRSFAIFLLALLIYSGRRKHIKLMNHDQWNELIEKIGIYIVLERDTRGYVADKGWAHAFTHLGNLLDEINVNAQVDRADKIFLETLLVERVKRVKTPLVMGEVERIARYIVNLAKINDLYLQYILRQLKQWRPELMRQMQAENYDSWTQHYNQTHLLAAILLQKDLPPLLYEYLDEGRAFLI comes from the coding sequence ATGATGGTTAATCAAATTGATGAAATTAAAGCGCAAGTGATCGACTTGCGTGAACGAATTCATACTGGAGAATTATTTGATTCATTAGGACCAGTATCCGGTAAAATGCTTGATGATCTTGAATTTAATGTATCCACACCGGTGACTCAAATTTCTGGGAAAGATGAGTTGTTATTGTTGGCTCGAGTTGATCAATTTAATCAACATTTGGCTGAACAAACGGTCAACGAATTAACTGAAAATGATATCAAGGTTCTATTAGCTGGTTTAAAGCAAACAAATCCACAAATTAGAGATCAAGGTGTCTTTATGGCTTTGATGCAAGGGATTCAACAAGATGCTTTTAGCCTGGTACAAGAACAAATGATGGTGCGTGAATTACTAAAAGATGAAGTTTTATTTAGCCATATTAATGAACCTGAAAATGACGGTATTTTTCAACGATCTTTTGCGATTTTCCTACTGGCTTTGTTAATTTATTCAGGCCGACGGAAACATATTAAGTTAATGAATCATGATCAATGGAATGAGTTAATTGAAAAAATCGGAATCTATATTGTATTAGAGCGAGATACACGTGGGTATGTAGCTGATAAAGGTTGGGCCCATGCTTTTACTCATTTAGGGAATTTATTAGATGAGATTAATGTGAATGCTCAAGTTGATCGAGCAGACAAAATATTTTTGGAAACTTTATTAGTAGAACGAGTTAAACGAGTGAAAACCCCATTAGTGATGGGTGAAGTTGAGCGAATAGCCCGTTATATAGTTAATTTAGCTAAGATCAACGATTTATACTTACAATATATTTTACGACAGTTAAAGCAATGGCGTCCTGAATTGATGCGACAAATGCAAGCTGAAAATTATGACAGTTGGACGCAACATTATAATCAAACGCATTTATTGGCCGCTATTTTGTTACAAAAAGATTTACCGCCTTTGTTATATGAATATTTGGATGAAGGGCGTGCATTTTTGATTTAA